One part of the Dyadobacter sp. 676 genome encodes these proteins:
- the azu gene encoding azurin has protein sequence MKRTKYGVMLLASVLAFGAVTLNPVSAKTSPAKEATSDVKQAKTIVIKGSDAMQFDLKEIKVKAGQKVKLTLTHSGKLAKAAMGHNWVLLKPGTDVAAFGSKAAAARETDYIPASEKASIIAHTKLVGGGESDTIEFTAPAKGTYTYICSFPGHYALMKGSFIVE, from the coding sequence ATGAAAAGGACCAAGTATGGCGTAATGCTTCTTGCCTCGGTTTTGGCTTTCGGAGCAGTTACATTGAACCCTGTTTCGGCTAAAACATCTCCTGCAAAAGAAGCAACAAGCGATGTGAAGCAAGCTAAGACGATCGTGATCAAAGGAAGTGATGCAATGCAGTTCGACCTGAAAGAAATCAAAGTGAAGGCCGGACAAAAAGTGAAACTTACGCTGACACACTCAGGTAAACTTGCGAAAGCTGCTATGGGCCACAACTGGGTTCTTCTGAAACCAGGCACCGACGTAGCTGCATTCGGATCGAAAGCTGCTGCTGCAAGAGAAACAGATTATATCCCTGCATCGGAGAAAGCGAGCATCATCGCACATACGAAACTGGTAGGCGGTGGCGAAAGCGACACGATCGAGTTCACAGCTCCTGCAAAAGGAACTTACACCTACATTTGCAGCTTCCCCGGCCACTATGCGCTGATGAAAGGCAGCTTCATCGTAGAATAA
- a CDS encoding redoxin family protein → MTSTTRKISLVLLLLMAGAAVYFVFFKPPAQQDDEITGAPAAQESVYLPLTDLNGKEVTMDENKIAFVNVWATWCGPCNMEMPGIQTLYNKYKDHGKVAFYIISDEDAETVNPFITRKGYNLPFYRYSGPYPAALDGNAIPRTYIIYKGKILAQEIGASQWDRPEVIELIEKQLAEI, encoded by the coding sequence ATGACTTCAACCACCCGGAAAATATCGCTCGTTTTGTTGCTCCTCATGGCCGGCGCGGCGGTTTATTTTGTGTTTTTCAAACCACCTGCGCAACAGGACGACGAAATCACCGGAGCGCCGGCCGCGCAGGAATCGGTGTACCTGCCGCTGACCGACCTTAATGGCAAAGAAGTTACGATGGATGAAAACAAAATTGCCTTCGTAAATGTGTGGGCGACCTGGTGCGGGCCCTGCAACATGGAAATGCCGGGCATTCAAACGCTCTACAACAAGTACAAAGATCATGGCAAAGTTGCATTTTACATCATCTCCGACGAGGATGCCGAAACCGTGAACCCGTTCATCACACGGAAAGGCTACAACCTGCCATTTTACCGGTATTCAGGTCCCTATCCTGCGGCGCTCGACGGTAACGCCATTCCGCGGACGTACATTATTTACAAAGGAAAGATTCTCGCGCAGGAGATAGGCGCCTCGCAGTGGGACAGGCCCGAAGTGATCGAGCTGATCGAAAAACAATTGGCCGAGATATAA
- a CDS encoding tetratricopeptide repeat protein — protein sequence MLDYDKAIELNPKEALYYQSRGVSKSLQEDYRAAIEDYSKSIELNPEEPKAYYNRGVSYAKLKNHRSALADLDRALSLNPDELAALYARGNCKQDLQEYAGSLADFTRVIELSPKRTGAYAGRGLAKLELGDYQGAAADFTRAIELSPNDSEYYNSRGLAKTKLEDYQGAIIDFDKTIQLDPENYHAYYGRGFAKGKLNDPRGAIADLSKAIEVKNAYTGDPKKNAYTGKIGKEKLDELRDQVQMNIKIDNLTSERAEAYYVRGIAKSKVGELKGAMADLTTAVELNPTYANAYFSRAMIRSASGDQMGAVLDFTSSIKLRSDYPEAYYLRGIIKNSLGEINDGCLDLSKAGELGYQQAYKVIGAYCN from the coding sequence ATGCTGGATTACGATAAAGCCATCGAACTGAATCCCAAGGAGGCACTTTACTACCAAAGCCGCGGGGTAAGCAAAAGCTTGCAGGAGGATTACCGTGCAGCTATCGAAGACTATTCCAAATCGATCGAACTGAATCCGGAAGAACCGAAAGCATATTATAACCGCGGTGTGAGTTATGCCAAATTGAAGAATCATCGCAGTGCGCTGGCCGACCTCGACCGGGCGCTCTCTTTAAATCCCGACGAGCTGGCCGCGCTTTACGCCCGCGGTAACTGCAAGCAAGATTTGCAGGAATATGCCGGCAGCCTCGCAGACTTTACGCGCGTGATCGAACTGAGCCCGAAACGTACCGGGGCTTACGCAGGCAGAGGCCTTGCGAAGCTGGAATTGGGCGATTACCAGGGAGCCGCGGCGGATTTTACCCGCGCCATCGAACTGAGCCCCAATGATAGCGAGTATTACAACAGCCGGGGCCTGGCTAAAACAAAACTCGAAGATTACCAGGGCGCAATCATCGATTTTGATAAAACCATTCAGCTCGACCCCGAAAATTACCATGCCTATTACGGGCGCGGCTTCGCCAAAGGCAAGCTGAATGACCCGCGAGGCGCGATCGCCGACCTTTCGAAGGCAATAGAAGTGAAAAACGCCTACACCGGAGATCCCAAAAAGAACGCTTACACAGGGAAGATCGGTAAAGAGAAACTCGACGAGCTGCGCGACCAGGTACAGATGAATATCAAAATCGACAATCTTACCAGCGAGCGCGCGGAGGCATACTACGTGCGCGGGATTGCAAAGTCGAAAGTAGGGGAGCTGAAAGGGGCAATGGCTGACCTCACCACCGCGGTTGAGCTCAATCCAACCTATGCCAATGCCTATTTTTCGAGGGCCATGATCCGCTCTGCATCAGGCGACCAAATGGGCGCGGTACTGGATTTTACCAGCTCTATCAAGCTCCGTTCCGATTATCCCGAAGCATATTACCTGAGAGGAATTATTAAAAACAGCCTGGGCGAAATCAACGACGGCTGCCTCGATCTGAGCAAAGCCGGGGAACTGGGTTACCAGCAGGCTTATAAGGTGATTGGAGCGTATTGTAATTAG